The following are from one region of the Salmo salar chromosome ssa27, Ssal_v3.1, whole genome shotgun sequence genome:
- the LOC106588286 gene encoding C-type lectin domain family 4 member E, with product MGVTRPGENGTSGPGLLHPKKTEGSTERDWWYTQYRQLSHYLALLCFLLTMATLLQTFYLVQITLVFQSQSTLQEVRLKDLTQKLNTLNHSYLLLFHKYPALNQYCPITNGSTNERECRPCPQGWESFGERCYLYTHDRLDWISSQYHCLSVGGNLAMVKSEEEQIFLWKRAKELSQGDSYWIGLRNGNPGGAWHWVDGSPVEKGFWDIFWDHEPEKGDTRELCARLSPGDSHRAGWYATMCKNSLKSICERTHGTLQ from the exons ATGGGAGTCACAAGACCAGGGGAGAATGGGACATCTGGACCAGGCTTGCTACATCCTAAAAAGACGGAGGGGTCAACAGAGAGAG ATTGGTGGTACACACAGTACAGACAGTTATCACATTACCTGGCCCTGCTCTGTTTTCTACTGACCATGGCCACACTCCTACAGACCTTTTACT TGGTGCAGATCACCTTGGTCTTCCAATCCCAGTCCACCTTGCAGGAGGTCAGACTCAAAGATCTGACTCAGAAGCTGAACACCCTGAACCActcctacctcctcctcttccacaagTACCCAGCACTCAACCAGTACTGTCCCATCACCAACGGCAGCACCAATG AACGTGAGTGCAGGCCGTGCCCACAGGGATGGGAGTCTTTTGGGGAGAGATGCTACCTCTACACCCATGACAGACTGGACTGGATttccagtcagtaccactgcCTATCTGTAGGGGGCAACCTTGCCATGGTGAAGAGTGAGGAGGAGCAA ATTTTTCTGTGGAAGAGAGCCAAGGAGCTGAGCCAGGGAGACTCCTACTGGATCGGCCTGAGGAACGGTAACCCGGGCGGGGCCTGGCACTGGGTGGACGGATCCCCGGTGGAGAAGGG GTTTTGGGACATATTTTGGGATCACGAGCCAGAGAAGGGAGACACCAGGGAACTGTGTGCCCGGCTGTCGCCAGGAGACAGCCACAGGGCCGGTTGGTACGCCACCATGTGCAAGAACAGCCTGAAGAGCATCTGTGAGAGGACCCACGGCACCCTGCAGTGA